The sequence below is a genomic window from Fluoribacter dumoffii NY 23.
GCGCGTTTAAGCGCCTCATCCAAATCTGGAGGTTGATTCTTGCCCTTCCAGGGATCTTTGCCTTTTTCTGGCTCATTCCACCCCATGTACTACTCTCCCGGAGAATTTTGAAAAAATAGAATTCTAGGGGGTATATGAAGTTTAAGCAAGTTCTCCTGTTAATTGACTTAATCTAAACTCTTAATCCTGTCTCATAATAGGCATGTTTGACCGTAGATTGCCAAACAGATACTCTTTAGTTCAGGCGTTTGGAAAAAGTGCAGGGATTTAGGTTTCTACTGGCTTTTTCCCCTCAGATCAATATCCCAAACATCTACGACCACATCATTTTCGACAATATAGAACTGATCAAACAGATTTATTGTAGGATCACAATGAGGGACAACAAGTTCTAAAACCTCACCATACCCGGGTAATTGAGATCCGTTTAAAGCACTCACTTTACCGTGCTCATCCCCAAATCCACCCCAATCGTATTGCAAACCCTGATGACTGATAATTTCGGGTTTATGGTTATCTACATAAATGGATTTGGTGCCTGCATCCACAGTGACATGTTCTGTTCTGTTGTTACTAATCACCGTGGTTAATAGAGTCATTGCCGGTTTGAACGCATTGAACTCTCTCTCGTTATTCATTGAGCCAATACTGGCGTATTGCACATCCATAACTGTATAAGAACCCGGTTGAATCTCGGTAACTTCAGTCGCTTCGACATCAATATCATAAGTTCCTGTTCCGCTTCCTGTTAATATGGAGCAATTAAGACCAATTCCCCGGAAACTTTTGACAAGATCACTTGCCATTTCCATTATGTGTAATGATTTACTTCTTCGTTCGCTAAAAGAATGAATATGTTGTAAATTGCCAGCATAACATTGAATCCCCATCAAATTTAACCAGGGGAATTGCATCATTTCCAAAGCGAAATTTAAGGCATGTTGCGGTTTAACCCCGGTGCGCCCTATTCCTGCATCCACATCAATCAAAACATTTATCATTTTATTACGGAGCATGCCCGCCTCATTTAAGGCGCTCATATTTTCTTTATTATCTACCACTACCAGGGTAGAGGGAGCCTTTGCCAAACAGGAAACAAGCCTGTCAATTTTGCTTTGGGTAACAATTGGGGAGGTGATCAAAATATTAGGTACCCCCTTTTGAATAAGCACCTCAGCCTCTGAAATTTTAGCAACACTCACGCCTATTGCCCCATATTCGATTTGCAAATGAGCTAATTTTGAGCATTTATGAGTTTTACAATGAGGCCTTACATTTACTTTATTTTTAATAGAATGTTTCCTCATGGTTTCCAGATTGGATTTCAAGATATTTTTATCAATGATTAAGCAAGGGGTATCCAATTCTGTTTTTTTGAGTCCTATCGCGGGATTCGACATTTTATTCCTCTAAATATTAGTCAGCACTCAGCATTACCCGAATACCCACATAAACCAGTAAGCCACCAAATATCCGGGTAAAAACGGCTTGAAAGCGAGTAAATAATTTGCGGATATTATTAGATTGCAAAAATAAAACCAGCAAAGGCCAATAAAAAAAAGACTCGGCAACAAAAACTCCGGCCACTAGAGCTTTGTCGCCTATCGAGGCGTTAATGGAAACAAACTGGGTAAACAAGCTCAGCAAAAAAACGGCAAGTTTTGGATTTAATGCATTACATAAAACACCTTCGCTGTATGCTTTTGCAATCGATACCTTTTTCACTGGAGAGGACTCCTGGATTATTTTTGCAGAATGCCCGGATTTTAAACCTTTTAATCCAAGATAAATTAAATAACATGCGCCTGCATATTTTAAAGTCGTATAAAGAACCACGCTCTGAGTGATAAGGAGTGCCAATCCCAAAATGCAATAAGTAGCATGAAAAACACATCCGGTAACAATACCGAAAGCGGTAGCCAGCGCTTGGCGCTTGGGATATAAAAGAGCATTTTTCGTTACCAATATAAAATCGGGTCCCGGGCTAATCATGCCGATAAAACAAATTGTTATTAAAAGAAATAAGCTAATATTCATAATCACCACTTTAAATTGATTCAATTGCAATTTGATGCTTATTATAACGCCCTTTCCCAAGCATTGCTGCATGGAGATGGCTCCCATGAGACCCAATAGGTTCCACCTCCTCCACTAATGCATTCAAATGACTAGGGGTTTAATTTCACTTCGTTTGCAACAAACCCATCACTGTGGTGATGAAGTCCTACAGTTGAATTTTCAATTGACTCATGCATTTCCATTTTAGGTAAGGTCTTGAACATATCGTCATAAATAATCTGTGTACGGGTTCCTGGATGGTTACGGGCATATTGCTTAACAGTTTCCCAATTGCATTTACCCTCAGCGATCATCCAGCGCATGGTACTCCAGGGATTGGGAATTCGTTGGTTCTCATAAGCTTCATTATAGCGACGCACAAATTCTGCATAAAGTTTAAATGGCGGCTCATCTCCTTTTAGTGCTACTGCTGCAGTCGTTGGTAACTCAGGGACATCCATAATTCCTTCTTGACGGCGGCTGTATTTGCGGGTAACCAGTCTTTCAATTACGAAAGCTGCATCGCTAGGCCTGCCAAAAAGCTGACGTAAAGTACTTCCCCATGAGTGATCCACATAGATAATTCTATGCAAGGCGGTATCGGTCAAATGGCAGCGGTTTACAAAAGAGTCTACCAATTGAGGTCTGGTGTCCATGTAATTATCAATTTCCTTGAGCAAAGCACCACGCTTGTCCGCTAATAATTGGCACAATTCCTCACTTCGCGGGGGTTCAGCACCACGACAAAGCAGCATCGCAGCACCTCGAATTAGCTCTTTATTGTTCTTATCCTGGGCCAGCCGTTTGCAAAGTGCCTCGATTGCAGTGTCCCCTGAGTCCTTATCCAGGGCATTATTTTCCGCTTCCAGTTTTAAATTCTCTATGGGAGCTTCATCCAATAAAACTTCAAGAACGTTTATCCTTCCCTTTCGGGCTGCCAAAAGCAGTGGCGTTTCTTTTTTAACTCCCACAGGATTACTCAGATCAGCTCCGGCTCTTACCAGATTGGTTACCCCGGAAATGAAATCCAATACTATGGCTTGATGCAGAGGCTGAAATGGGACACCGTGTTCTTTAAAAAGAGTCGCCGCATTGACATCTGGTCTGCAGGATAAAATTTTGGTTAATAACTGGCGATTTTGGGTAGGTAGGGCTAAAGACAGTAAGGTATGACCCTGTTCATCACGATGATTCACATCAAAAACATTGGTATCCAAAAGATGGAGGGCCAACTCAACTTTACCCTCCGCAATAGCTTGGTGTAACGGCAATCCACAATTTTTATTCTGGATTTTATTTAGAACGCAATCAATAAACGCTGTCAAATCAACAGGGATTGCTTTTTCAACAGAATCATCGTTGTTTCTCTGGTGGATTTGAATCAAATAATTCAAAACTGTTAATTGGGCCCCCCCAGGCATCCAGAAGGGATGTTCCAGATAACGCTTATCAACGAGCAGCTTCTTCTCGATAAATTCTTGAAATCCCTGTAATCCTGCTTTTATAGCCCCATTTATTTCTCTGATAAATTCCATATTACGTCCCCTGTAGTATGATGATTTCCGGATTTATATTACACAGTGGACAATAGAAGATCAAAAGAATAGTTAAAATTTCTACAACTCTTTAATTTCTAAGGAACTCTGAAAATAATTTAAATCCAAATTAAGGGACTTCAGCCAATTTAGTGAAAATCAAATCCCAAACTCCATGTCCTAACCGTTCGCCCCGCTGTTCAAATTTTGTGAGCGGCCGCGATAAAGGTCGGGGGGAATATCCTCCATTTTCCTGGGAATTCTTCAAGGCAGGTTCTGCAGATAAAACATCAAGCATGTGTTCAGCATATTCTTGCCAATCTGTTGCGCAATGGATAAATCCACCGGGTTTAATTTTTTTTGAGACTAGCTCAATAAACTCTTTCTGAATTAGTCGTCTTTTATGATGCCTTTTTTTATGCCAGGGATCCGGGAAAAAAATTTGTACCCCGGCAAGCGAATTATCCGGAAGTTGAGTTCGAAATACTTCAACCGCATCATGAGCCACAATACGCACATTAGTTAAATGATGCTCATGCAAGTCAGCAGCCAAACTGCCTACGCCTGCAAGATGAACCTCGATTCCCAAATAATTAAGTTCAGGATTATTTTGAGCCATAGCCAGCAAGGAGGTTCCCATCCCAAAACCTATTTCAACTACTGTATCTGCGGTACGGGAAAATTCAGCAGTTAAATTCCATGGCTTTCCATCCACGTTAAGTTGATAATCTTTAAGCCAAAGTTCCAACCCCTGGCGTTGCCGATTACTTGTCCGACCAGCTCTTAAAACATAACTTTTTATTCGGCGTTGCATAAATCACACTCATCATTTAATCAAAGACGGAATTATATGTTCTTACAAAAATCTTGCAACTAATGCATTTTTTTGGTATAAAACCGCTCTTGTATTTCACACCCGGCTATTTGCCCAGAATTTTACAAAGACTAGCTATTTAAAAAAACCTATTTTGGAGTAACACAATGTCTAGAGTATGTCAGGTAACTGGCAAGCGACCCATGACTGGTCATAAAGTGTCGCACGCTAACAACAAAACTAAAAGACGCTTTTTGCCGAATATTCAGAACCACAGTTTCTGGGTTGAAGAAGAAAATCGATTTGTCACATTGAAACTTAGCACCAAAGGTATGCGCATTGTAGACAAATTAGGCATAAAAGCAGTTCTGGATGATCTCAGAGCTAAAGGCGAAAAAGTATAACTAAGGGGATAAACCATGGCAGCCGTCACTATTAAAGTGAAAATGGAATCCACAGCAGGAACTGGATACTATAAAACTACAACAAAGAACCCAAGAAACCATCCTGAAAAAATGGAACTTATGATGTACGATCCTAAAGTTCGTAAGCATGTTCTTTTTAAAGAGAAAAAAGTTAAATAATAGTTTAAGCCCCATTCTTATGGGGCTTTGCATTTTATTCACAATAAATCCAATTCGCCCCGTTTTCTCCTAGGCTAATTTTGACATTTCTTATTGCCACTTATGAATAAGTTATTAATAATTTTTTTCTTGTAAAACAAAAGTTCCCTCATCATGCTCATCGAATATCCAAAATTTAAAATGTAAAAAAGTTTTGTCACAGTTAACTCTAAATTAACACTGTAGATACTGGATAATCCTTACGAATCGTTTAAACTGATAGTAAATAGCAATGAATACAAAGAGGATTTGCATGAAGCCATCATTGCAACTAAGCATTGGACAGCATTTAACATTAACCCCCCAGTTACAACAAGCAATAAGACTGTTGCAATTATCAACGATTGATTTACAACAAGAAATTCAACTCATTGTTGAGTCAAACCCCATGCTTGAGGCAACCCCGAATGAAGACAAAGCAGACCTGGATTCTCCGGAAGCCCCCCCACAAAATACTGATGAGCCTTACGATTTCCAATGGTCAGAATTGTACCAAAGTCCAAGTAAGCGAACTTTTGAAGATAATGATTATAATTTTGATAACTTACATTGCACTACAACAAACTTACAAGACCATCTCAGGTGGCAACTGGAACTCTCTCCCATGAGCGACATCGACAGGGCGATAGCAACCGCAATTATCGATGCAGTGAATAGTGATGGTTTCCTGACGATGAGTGTTGCAGAATTGCATGCAAGCCTCACCAGTGATGCCCATCCCCTGGATTTGGATGAAATAGAAGCGGTACGGCATCGTTTGCAGTTATTTGATCCTGTAGGGTGTGCCTCCGTAAATTTGGCTGAAACCCTCCTTGTACAACTGGAGCAATTGTCTTTGGATGCCGAAACTTTAGCACTAATTAAAAAAATTATTTCTGAAGACATTGAGCTGCTGGCGCAACATAACTACAAACAATTAATGAAGAATCATCAGGTTACTGAAAAAACGATCGATAATGTCTTGAAGACGATTCAAGGATTAAATCCAAAACCCGGAAATTTAATTCACGAAGACATTACCGAATACATCATCCCTGACTTAACAGTTAAAAAAATAAACAATAAATGGAAAGTGCAACTGAACCAAAATGTACTCCCGCATTTAAGCATTAATAACCAATATGCTTCTCTGATTCAACGCGCTAATAATAGTGCAGATAATCAATTTTTAAAAAATAACTTACAAGAAGCACGTTGGTTCCTTAAAAGTATACAAAGCCGTCAGGAAACCCTGCTTAAAGTAGCCACCTGCATCATAGAATACCAAAAAGGGTTCTTGGAATACGGAGAAGAAGCAATGAAACCGTTAATTCTTAACGATGTTGCTTCAGCTCTAGACATGCATGAGTCAACTATTTCGCGTGTTACCACCCAAAAATTTATTCATACTCCCCGGGGAGTATTTGAGCTTAAATACTTTTTCTCAAGCCATGTTAATACAAATGCAGGCGACGAATGCTCCTCCACTGCCATTCGTGCCGTAATAAAAAAATTAATTTCTGCAGAGAATAGAAAAAAACCCTTAAGTGACAGTAAAATTACCCAGCTATTGGAAGAACAGGGTATTAGAGTAGCAAGACGAACCGTAGCAAAATATCGTGAAGCAATGGGAATTGCTCCATCTAATGAAAGGAAAATAATTCGTAACTAAATTGAGGACCATGCTTCATCATGGTTCTATGTAATTAGGAGATTTTTTATGCAAATTAACATCACTGGACATCATATTGATGTTACTCCTGCACTCAGAGCATTTACCGAAGAGAAATTGGAAAAGCTGGAGCGTCACTTTGATCACATCAAATCCATTAATGTGGTATTGAATGTAGAAAAATTGCGTCAAATCGCTGAGGCCACAGTGCATGTAAATAAAGGTGAATTACATGCAAGCGCGGAATCGGAAGATTTATATGCTGCAATTGACAGTTTGATAGATAAACTGGAGCGTCAACTAAGCAAACATAAAGAAAAAATTCACCATCAATGATTAGGAAATAATTTCTGGGGTAGCTTTGTAAGCAGCGAAGGGAAATGAGTTTTCGGACTCAACTTTGCTGCTCTTAGCTACACTTAATCACCTCTTTCGATGTAGATTTGTAGCGATATGATTAAAACTAACATTAAGATAATTAATAAATTGGGATTACACGCACGCGCCTCGGCAAAGTTTGTTTCTACAGCAGCAAAATATCAGAGCCACATTGAGGTAACCAGCAACTCACAAACGGTTAATGGTAAAAGTATAATGGGCGTCATGATGCTTGCAGCCAATAAAGGCAGTGAACTCATTTTGGAAATCGATGGCCCTGATGAAGTACAAATGACTGAAGCCTTAACTCAATTAATTAATAATTATTTTGGCGAAGGGGAATAATAAGGATTGAAATCTCATTTTTCAAATCAATCCTTACTCGGACAAATGGGAATTTTCTTCTTTTACTGTTTCATTTCCCTGGATTTTTTCCTTCTCATTTTCTGCAGGGCAAGTAAAGTCATTAATAGACCAGACAAAGCGTAAAGGGTAAAGCTAACAAATAGAACCAATGAGGGATTAGCTGCAATAGCTACAAATAAAATAATCATCACTAACACATAAAGGAATGGAACTTTTCCCTTAAAATCCACTTCCTTAAAACTGTAATAGCGGAAATTAGAAACCATTAAACCTGAAAGAATTAACGATAAAATCGCCGCTAAAATGGTTACAAACAGATTTTGCCACTCATGTTGGTAGCATAACCAGGAAAAAGAGGCCATCACCGCTGCAGCAGTAGGACAAGGCAGTCCCTGGAAATAACGTTTATCAGCGATTTCAAGCTGGGTATTAAAACGAGCTAAACGTAAAGCGACTGCCGCTGTATAGACAAAAGCCACCAGCCAGCCTAATTTCCCTAATTGACTCAGAATCAAACTATAGAATAGTAATGAAGGCGCAACACCAAATGTGACCATATCGGATAAACTGTCGTATTCCGCACCAAATTCAGTTTGCGTATGGGTTAGCCGGGCAATTCTTCCATCCAGGCCATCAGCAATCATCCCAATGAATATAGCAATAATGGAGGCTTCGAACTGCCCCTTCATCGAGGCAACAATGGAGTAAAATGCTGCAAATAAACTGGCTGTTGTAAATAAATTAGGCAGCAAATAAATACCAGAATGACTTTCTTTTTTCATTCCCAATAACCTTCAAAAAAAATGCCAAATAAAAGATGTAGACATAATAGGGATAAAAAATACTTTTGCAAATCAAATTTAACACAAATTTTTTTCCATAAAATGAGTAAATTTCCGTACAGAGCTCCTCATATGATGTTATACTTAACACTCTGTGTTTAAGTTGTATAAAGATATGGCTACACCTGAAAGTAAAACAATTATTATCGAAGGAATAACCTCCCAAGGTAAAACCTTTCGCCCCAGCGACTGGGCGGAACGCATGAGTGGTTCGCTGGCAAGTTTTAAAAACAGTCGTATTCATTACTCTCCCCTATTACGCCCCAGCGTAAATAGTGAAGGATACCAGTGTGTTTTGCTTGATCCTAAACTTAAGGAATCAAGTCCCTTGTTATATCAATCCATTATGGATTTTGCCAAAGCAAATAATCTCAGGATTTGTGGAGAGGAGGACCAGGATAACTAATATCCTTGACTTGATTTAATCACCATACTCCAACTCACAATAGCATTCATTATATAATTTAACATGGCTATGGTATTATCAAAATTCATTGCCAATACTCCGGCGATTATAAATGCCAAGCCTTTCGGCCCATGCTGAGTTCCAGGTTGACTGGCATGTGCAACCAACACAGTTCCGCGAACAAACCACAAGACTCCCGCAGTTTGAATTACCAAACCCATAGAACTGAATATATTCGAAGGATTATAGGACGTATAGGTTAAAACATTACCGACGCCAAAAGTTGTATTGGCCATAGCATTTAAAACGGTAGGCAAATAAAGCAGTCCAGCTCCCATGAGCAAATACATCACCGGAGTAAACATTTTCTCTTGGGAAGAGGATTGGGCTCGATGATCAGCTATTTTCCTGAACTTGGCAATCGCGGTCATAAAAAATAAAATACCCAAAACATACGCCCCACCAGTAATTAAGTGCTGTACCGGGTACAAAGAACGGCTAATATTGCCTATAATAGCTATTAGATCAGGTGTATTCATAATTTAATTATATGCTGCTAAAACTTGTAATGCATAATTTTTTGCTTATTATTGATCTCCGTTCCGAGTTATAATCTCAGATTTTTACAATAAAGTTGATATCCGTCATGCAAATAAACACATTTCCCATTACTTTAAAAGAATCTTTTATGATCTCTCCTAAAGTAAAGCACTTCATTTTTAGTTGCGAGGCAACCCCACATTTTAATTATTTACCCGGACAATTTATTACTATTCATTTTGAACATCAAGGAAAACCATTAAAACGCAGTTATAGTATAGCCAATACTCCCAAAATGGATAATCAAATTGAACTCGCAGCAGGTTATTTTGCGAATGGCCCAGGTACCGAGTTCCTTTATAATTTAAAACCTGGTGATGCGGTACAGATTAGCGGTCCTTTTGGGAGATTAACAATCAAAGATGAAATCCCTGGCCGATTTATCCTGGTAGCTACCAGTACAGGAATTACACCCTATCGGTCAATGATTCCTAAACTTGCCCAGCTTATGGAGCAGCATCCTGAACTGGAAGTAGTTATTCTTCAAGGCGTACAAAGACGTGAAGAAATTCTTTATGGCGATGAGTTTTTGGCTTTTTCGCAAAAATATCCGCGGGCCTCGTTTAAGCCCTATTTGAGCAGGCAACCTGCGAATGAACTTAATGAAAAGGAATTTAGTGGGTATGTACAACATGCATTTCCCTCACTTAATCTTAATCCGCAGCGTGATGTGGTTTATTTGTGTGGTAATCCCGGTATGATTGATGAGGCATTTAATTCTCTAAAACAGCAAGGTTTTGCCATGCAACAGATTATCCGCGAAAAATATATATCTAGATAATAAACAATCAGGAGCAAATACAAATGAGTTATGAAGAGTTATCCAACACCATGGAGCTTATCCTGCAAGAAGGTAAAGGAATATTGGCTGCAGATGAAAGCAATTCCACCATAGGCAAGCGTTTTGCCTCAATAGGTCTTGAAAATACAGAAGAAAACCGCAGAGATTACAGATTATTGTTAGCAACTACACCTGAATTAGAACAATATGTGAATGGGGTTATTCTATTCGAAGAAACCTTTACCCAGACAGATGAACACGGAACCCCTATAGCTAAATTGTTTGCCGATAAAGGGATTGTCCCCGGTATTAAAGTAGATAAAGGTTTGGTTCATTTGGCAAATACTGAAAATGAGAAAGTCACTCAAGGCCTGGATGGGTTGCCTGAACGCTTACAACACTTTAAAAAATTGGGTGCACGATTTGCCAAATGGCGAAATGTTTATTCCATTTCTGAATTTGCTCCCAGTTTAACCGCAGTAAAGACAGGGGCAGAAAATTTGGCTCGTTATGCTGCAGCGTGCCAGGAAGCAGGAATTGTTCCTATCGTTGAACCGGAAGTACTTATGGATGGCGATCACTCTATCGAGCATTGCGCGGAAGTATGTGAAATTGTTCTTCATGAGTTATTCCATGCTTTATTTATCCATCAAATTGAATTAGAACACATTATATTAAAACCCAGTATGGTAACTTCCGGTAAAGCCCATAATCCTTTCAGTGCTCCTGATGAGGTGGCTGACTACACTATCGGTGTATTCCGTAATAACGTACCTGCTGCAGTACCCACCATCAACTTCCTGTCCGGTGGCCAAACACCGCAACAGGCTACAGCAAATTTAAATGCGATTAACAGCATCGATCACCAGCCATGGCTACTCAGTTTCTCTTTTGGCCGAGCATTACAAGAAGATTGTTTAAATGCCTGGGGTGGAGATAAAGCAAATATTGCTAAAGCACAAGAAGCTTTATTGAATCGGGCCCGCTTGAATAGCTTAGCCTGTGTTGGTGAGTATAATAGCAGTATGGAATAATATTCTTTGTGGAGTTGATCATTGAGATAAATGATCAACTCCACAAAGTCCCTGAAATTTATCGCAGCATCGAGTGATTAACTGGAGTAAGCGAGGCCAAATCCTTTTGAACGGGTTCTTGACCTGCTGCACCTTCATTCAGCTGCAATGCTGACTTCATGATGAAAAAGCAATTTTAGGAATAAACATGAATAAGGATTTTTTACGCTATAAATTGCGTTTTATAACCGTTGCATTATTGCTTGGATATGCGTTTTTGCATTACACGCTTACGCATCCTTTTGTTGATACCAGTTTTGAACAGATAGGTAATTTCTCAATACGTTTTCCCTATGCCCAACGAGTATTAATTCCCATTTTAGTCTATCCCCTTTTATTTTTACCCATTAAATCAGGCAATTGGTTTTTTTTAGTGGAATGCCTGTTTACCGGTCTAATGTATGTGGGGATATATCAGTTATTAAGATTTGAGTTTAATACCCGTGCATCTCAGCTACTAGGCTGGTTATTCATTTTACTTTTGCCCTTAATCACGATAATTAATTACCGTTTTACCGTGGGAGGAGTTGCCACTTTCTTTTATCCTTCCGATACTCCGGCTGTTTTCTTTACCGCATTAGGTTTTTTATGGTGTCTGCAGGCCAAATGGTTTTATTTTATTCCTTTAGTTTTCCTGGCAACGCTTAATCGGGAAAGCAGTATTTTATTGGTATTGCTCATCCCTATTTTGCATTGGCAAAAGATAAAACAATTAGTTAAACCGCTGTTTTTCTCCCTCTTTGCCTATATAGGGGCGCGGATAATCGTTATTAGCAGTCTGGGCGCGATACCAGGGAAACTGGTAGAGTGGACGGATATCAATTCTAATACCCATTTTGCGGCAAACCTGCAGTGGCTGTTTACTGATCATAATTTGTTGATGTTTTGCTTTTGCTTTGCTGGATTACCGTTGTTTTGGTTTGGTTTCTATGATTATATTCCCAAAATCTATCGGCCCCTACGTTATTTAGTCGCCGTATATTTTATAGGCTTACTTTTTATCGGCAATTTTATGGAGCCGCGTATTTTTAGTGAAATTGTAGTATTGCTTTATTTGCCTGTATGCATTGGGATTCGTAACTGGTATACAGGATTTTCCTCTTTTGAAGAAGAGAATGCGTCTAAAAGTTCCCTTTATTTTTTAAACCGGTTTTTCATCCTGATTTTTTTTACTCTAATCCTTATCTTTAATAGGCCGATAAATCAAATGCTCCTATGGTATTTAGACTCTATCTATTCCTCATCGAGTTAATCTTTAATTAACTCAAAACGTGCATACAGGGGCAAATGATCGGAAAGCATCCGCCAGGGCTTGCCATGCAAACACGCTACTTCTTGAACTTTCATTCCACGAAAATAAACACGGTCTACACATAGTGCAGGTCTGATTGCAGGGAATGATCGTGCATGCTGTCCTTCCACTGAAACAAAAGCTTCTTCTATATTTAGGTTCTCCGCCAAGGGTTTGGAAATGATAGTCCGCCAATCATTAAAATCCCCCGCCATCAGCAACGGTTCATTGTGCGGCACTACATCCTTAATCCTTTGCATTAAAGTATTACATTGCACCGTGCGTTCGGCTTTAAAAAGACCTAAGTGGACGCATAATAAGTGAATAGTGATATTATCCAGTTTTAGTTGCGCGTGTAATATTCCTCTGGAAGCCCTGCGAATGTTTGCAAGATTAATATTTTCAAACCGCTCAAAGCCATATTTGCTTAAAATAGCATTTCCATGATGCCCAGATTCATACACAGCATTTTTTGC
It includes:
- a CDS encoding DSD1 family PLP-dependent enzyme; its protein translation is MSNPAIGLKKTELDTPCLIIDKNILKSNLETMRKHSIKNKVNVRPHCKTHKCSKLAHLQIEYGAIGVSVAKISEAEVLIQKGVPNILITSPIVTQSKIDRLVSCLAKAPSTLVVVDNKENMSALNEAGMLRNKMINVLIDVDAGIGRTGVKPQHALNFALEMMQFPWLNLMGIQCYAGNLQHIHSFSERRSKSLHIMEMASDLVKSFRGIGLNCSILTGSGTGTYDIDVEATEVTEIQPGSYTVMDVQYASIGSMNNEREFNAFKPAMTLLTTVISNNRTEHVTVDAGTKSIYVDNHKPEIISHQGLQYDWGGFGDEHGKVSALNGSQLPGYGEVLELVVPHCDPTINLFDQFYIVENDVVVDVWDIDLRGKSQ
- a CDS encoding LysE family translocator — translated: MNISLFLLITICFIGMISPGPDFILVTKNALLYPKRQALATAFGIVTGCVFHATYCILGLALLITQSVVLYTTLKYAGACYLIYLGLKGLKSGHSAKIIQESSPVKKVSIAKAYSEGVLCNALNPKLAVFLLSLFTQFVSINASIGDKALVAGVFVAESFFYWPLLVLFLQSNNIRKLFTRFQAVFTRIFGGLLVYVGIRVMLSAD
- the ankC gene encoding Dot/Icm T4SS effector AnkC/LegA12; amino-acid sequence: MEFIREINGAIKAGLQGFQEFIEKKLLVDKRYLEHPFWMPGGAQLTVLNYLIQIHQRNNDDSVEKAIPVDLTAFIDCVLNKIQNKNCGLPLHQAIAEGKVELALHLLDTNVFDVNHRDEQGHTLLSLALPTQNRQLLTKILSCRPDVNAATLFKEHGVPFQPLHQAIVLDFISGVTNLVRAGADLSNPVGVKKETPLLLAARKGRINVLEVLLDEAPIENLKLEAENNALDKDSGDTAIEALCKRLAQDKNNKELIRGAAMLLCRGAEPPRSEELCQLLADKRGALLKEIDNYMDTRPQLVDSFVNRCHLTDTALHRIIYVDHSWGSTLRQLFGRPSDAAFVIERLVTRKYSRRQEGIMDVPELPTTAAVALKGDEPPFKLYAEFVRRYNEAYENQRIPNPWSTMRWMIAEGKCNWETVKQYARNHPGTRTQIIYDDMFKTLPKMEMHESIENSTVGLHHHSDGFVANEVKLNP
- the trmB gene encoding tRNA (guanosine(46)-N7)-methyltransferase TrmB; its protein translation is MQRRIKSYVLRAGRTSNRQRQGLELWLKDYQLNVDGKPWNLTAEFSRTADTVVEIGFGMGTSLLAMAQNNPELNYLGIEVHLAGVGSLAADLHEHHLTNVRIVAHDAVEVFRTQLPDNSLAGVQIFFPDPWHKKRHHKRRLIQKEFIELVSKKIKPGGFIHCATDWQEYAEHMLDVLSAEPALKNSQENGGYSPRPLSRPLTKFEQRGERLGHGVWDLIFTKLAEVP
- the rpmB gene encoding 50S ribosomal protein L28, whose product is MSRVCQVTGKRPMTGHKVSHANNKTKRRFLPNIQNHSFWVEEENRFVTLKLSTKGMRIVDKLGIKAVLDDLRAKGEKV
- the rpmG gene encoding 50S ribosomal protein L33; the protein is MAAVTIKVKMESTAGTGYYKTTTKNPRNHPEKMELMMYDPKVRKHVLFKEKKVK
- a CDS encoding RNA polymerase factor sigma-54; amino-acid sequence: MKPSLQLSIGQHLTLTPQLQQAIRLLQLSTIDLQQEIQLIVESNPMLEATPNEDKADLDSPEAPPQNTDEPYDFQWSELYQSPSKRTFEDNDYNFDNLHCTTTNLQDHLRWQLELSPMSDIDRAIATAIIDAVNSDGFLTMSVAELHASLTSDAHPLDLDEIEAVRHRLQLFDPVGCASVNLAETLLVQLEQLSLDAETLALIKKIISEDIELLAQHNYKQLMKNHQVTEKTIDNVLKTIQGLNPKPGNLIHEDITEYIIPDLTVKKINNKWKVQLNQNVLPHLSINNQYASLIQRANNSADNQFLKNNLQEARWFLKSIQSRQETLLKVATCIIEYQKGFLEYGEEAMKPLILNDVASALDMHESTISRVTTQKFIHTPRGVFELKYFFSSHVNTNAGDECSSTAIRAVIKKLISAENRKKPLSDSKITQLLEEQGIRVARRTVAKYREAMGIAPSNERKIIRN
- the hpf gene encoding ribosome hibernation promoting factor produces the protein MQINITGHHIDVTPALRAFTEEKLEKLERHFDHIKSINVVLNVEKLRQIAEATVHVNKGELHASAESEDLYAAIDSLIDKLERQLSKHKEKIHHQ
- a CDS encoding HPr family phosphocarrier protein; translation: MIKTNIKIINKLGLHARASAKFVSTAAKYQSHIEVTSNSQTVNGKSIMGVMMLAANKGSELILEIDGPDEVQMTEALTQLINNYFGEGE
- the pssA gene encoding CDP-diacylglycerol--serine O-phosphatidyltransferase; this encodes MKKESHSGIYLLPNLFTTASLFAAFYSIVASMKGQFEASIIAIFIGMIADGLDGRIARLTHTQTEFGAEYDSLSDMVTFGVAPSLLFYSLILSQLGKLGWLVAFVYTAAVALRLARFNTQLEIADKRYFQGLPCPTAAAVMASFSWLCYQHEWQNLFVTILAAILSLILSGLMVSNFRYYSFKEVDFKGKVPFLYVLVMIILFVAIAANPSLVLFVSFTLYALSGLLMTLLALQKMRRKKSREMKQ
- a CDS encoding DUF3579 domain-containing protein yields the protein MATPESKTIIIEGITSQGKTFRPSDWAERMSGSLASFKNSRIHYSPLLRPSVNSEGYQCVLLDPKLKESSPLLYQSIMDFAKANNLRICGEEDQDN